The following are encoded together in the Candidatus Omnitrophota bacterium genome:
- the cimA gene encoding citramalate synthase: protein MLPKTLFLYDTTLRDGAQTEGISFSLEDKIRIARVLDELGVHFIEAGWPSNTKDRKVFEILKKNPLSFSQLVAFGSTHRVNKTVLTDENIKRLLQAQTKVITIFGKSWDLHVKDVLKVSLDENLRIIEASIKYLVSNKREVFFDAEHFFDAYKSNRDYALKTLEVAAASGAKLLVLCDTNGGTVTSQLREIIKEVSSKINAPLGIHTHNDLGLAVANSIVAIENGCSQAQGTINGLGERCGNADLCSVIAIAKLKLRINCISEAQLKKLTEVSRYICEVANIIQPNNLPFVGHSAFAHKGGVHIDAMTKNPKTYEHIDPEAVGNSRKILVSELAGKTPLVIKAKELEFDLEKKSPEAEKLLKLLQDLEHKGYQFEAADGSFALLLQKAFKRHSKFFELESFRVIIEKKQSGKLVSEATIKLKVNKAIEHTTAEGDGPINALDNALRKSLKGFYPTLSKMRLSDFKVRVLDAKSGTAAKVRVLIQSQDEEASWGTVGVSENIIEASWQALMDSVEYKLSKDAKSNQ, encoded by the coding sequence ATGTTACCTAAAACACTTTTCTTATATGATACCACATTGCGCGATGGGGCTCAGACAGAAGGTATTTCTTTCTCCCTAGAGGATAAAATCAGGATTGCCAGGGTTTTGGACGAACTGGGTGTCCATTTCATCGAGGCTGGTTGGCCGTCTAATACCAAAGACAGAAAGGTATTTGAAATCTTGAAGAAGAACCCATTAAGCTTTAGTCAACTAGTTGCTTTTGGCTCGACTCATCGGGTAAATAAAACTGTCCTAACAGATGAGAACATAAAGAGATTGCTTCAGGCCCAAACAAAGGTAATTACTATTTTTGGTAAATCCTGGGATTTACATGTTAAGGATGTGCTTAAGGTGAGTCTTGATGAGAACCTTAGGATAATCGAGGCGAGTATCAAATATCTGGTTTCTAATAAAAGAGAGGTATTTTTTGATGCCGAGCATTTCTTCGATGCCTACAAGTCCAACAGGGATTATGCGCTAAAGACCTTAGAGGTCGCAGCAGCAAGCGGAGCAAAATTACTTGTGCTTTGTGATACTAACGGCGGCACAGTTACTTCCCAACTTAGAGAGATAATAAAAGAAGTTAGCTCTAAGATAAATGCTCCCTTGGGAATTCATACGCATAATGATTTAGGGCTGGCAGTTGCAAATTCGATTGTTGCAATTGAGAATGGCTGTTCTCAGGCACAGGGAACGATCAATGGATTAGGAGAGCGCTGTGGCAATGCTGACTTATGCAGTGTTATAGCCATAGCTAAATTAAAACTTAGGATTAATTGCATATCTGAGGCTCAATTAAAAAAGCTTACAGAGGTTTCACGTTATATTTGTGAAGTAGCAAATATCATACAACCCAATAATCTCCCCTTTGTGGGCCATTCTGCATTTGCTCACAAAGGAGGCGTGCATATTGATGCAATGACAAAAAACCCCAAGACCTACGAACATATTGATCCAGAGGCAGTGGGGAATAGCAGGAAGATTCTTGTCTCGGAGTTAGCAGGCAAGACTCCTTTAGTTATAAAGGCCAAAGAACTGGAATTTGATTTGGAGAAAAAGTCGCCTGAGGCTGAAAAGTTGCTTAAACTCTTGCAAGACCTAGAGCATAAAGGATATCAATTTGAGGCTGCGGATGGATCCTTTGCCTTGTTATTACAAAAGGCATTTAAAAGGCACTCCAAATTTTTCGAGCTTGAAAGTTTTCGCGTTATTATCGAGAAAAAACAAAGCGGAAAACTAGTGAGTGAGGCAACTATCAAGTTAAAAGTCAATAAGGCAATTGAGCATACTACTGCTGAAGGTGATGGTCCTATAAACGCCTTGGATAATGCCTTGCGTAAATCTTTAAAAGGTTTTTATCCAACCCTTTCTAAGATGCGCCTATCTGATTTTAAGGTTCGAGTTCTGGATGCAAAATCCGGAACAGCAGCTAAGGTAAGGGTGTTGATTCAATCTCAAGATGAAGAGGCTTCCTGGGGAACTGTAGGCGTTTCTGAAAACATTATCGAAGCCAGTTGGCAGGCATTAATGGATTCAGTTGAATATAAATTATCTAAAGATGCAAAGTCTAATCAATGA
- a CDS encoding valine--tRNA ligase yields MNPDIPTRYNPEKIEEKWYDFWQRQGLFHAEINSRKSPYTIMIPPPNVTGILHMGHALNNTYQDVLIRFARMAGYETLWMPGTDHAGIATQNVVEKAIAKQGLRRQDLGREKFLREVWKWKEEYGLMIIHQLKKIGASCDWSRTRFTMDEDYSYAVKEVFIKLWNKGLIYQDDKVINWCPRCLTALSDEEAPYSELKGNLYYLKYPFQDRPDEFIIVATTRPETMLGDTAVAVNPKDKRYNKFIGKTLILPLINREIKIIADSIVDKEFGTGAVKVTPAHDPNDESLGKRHNLEFVNVMHPDASMNERAGKYKGLDRFKARQMILEDLKTEGLLEKIEDYQLSAGHCYRCHTIIEPYLSRQWFVKMKALAKPAILAVKKGKIKFYPQRWTKVYLNWMENIRDWCISRQIWWGHRLPIWYCLDCKGKPMASIEHPKACLSCKSTNLKQDEDVLDTWFSSWLWSFATFGWPSQSKKVLRDLKYFYPTDCLVTAPEIIFFWVARMIMAGLEFMKDIPFNDVYIHGTVRDIEGKKMSKSLGNIIDPLEVINEYGADVLRFSLASFTATGQDIFLSKEKFQMGRNFANKIWNASRFILMNMGESKLPAVELKDLNLAERWILSRLQHTIARLRSNLGKYNFSESAKSLYEFFWHEFCDWFIEIAKDDVAKGRLQTKAVLIYCMSDFLKLLHPFMPFITEEISSLIKAEADNVSIMYGPYPEVNTKFIDSRLESEMAVFMSLVKRVRDLRADLGLDKSDLIDVLVSSDSKKDIAFLESLKHRFKELTKSKSCEFAVSAKKPPKAIADVEGGLSIYIPFAASDTAIRLKTIEKRIALLTKNSENIASQLKNKQFLAKAPKDVLTRQRDKLQVYQHSLKKLKEIHRVLK; encoded by the coding sequence ATGAACCCCGATATTCCTACCCGCTATAATCCGGAAAAAATCGAAGAAAAATGGTATGATTTCTGGCAGAGGCAAGGTTTGTTTCATGCTGAGATTAATTCCAGGAAGAGTCCCTATACTATTATGATACCACCGCCTAATGTTACTGGCATCTTGCATATGGGCCATGCCTTAAACAATACCTACCAAGATGTCCTTATTAGATTTGCCAGAATGGCTGGCTATGAAACATTGTGGATGCCAGGAACAGATCATGCTGGAATTGCCACCCAGAATGTCGTTGAAAAGGCAATAGCCAAGCAAGGGCTTAGAAGGCAGGATTTAGGCAGGGAAAAGTTTTTAAGAGAGGTCTGGAAGTGGAAAGAGGAATACGGTTTGATGATAATACACCAACTTAAAAAAATAGGCGCCTCCTGTGACTGGTCACGTACGCGCTTTACTATGGATGAAGATTATTCTTATGCTGTGAAAGAGGTCTTTATTAAACTTTGGAATAAAGGTTTAATCTATCAGGATGATAAGGTTATTAATTGGTGTCCGCGCTGTCTTACTGCCCTTTCAGATGAAGAGGCTCCCTACAGTGAATTAAAAGGCAATCTTTATTATTTAAAGTATCCATTTCAGGATAGGCCTGATGAATTCATTATTGTTGCCACAACTAGACCTGAAACGATGTTGGGAGATACGGCAGTAGCAGTGAATCCTAAAGATAAGCGTTATAACAAATTTATTGGCAAGACTTTAATTCTGCCTCTGATCAACAGAGAGATAAAGATTATTGCAGACAGTATTGTAGATAAAGAATTTGGAACAGGCGCAGTAAAGGTTACTCCAGCCCATGATCCTAATGATGAGTCATTAGGCAAGAGGCATAACTTGGAGTTTGTAAATGTCATGCATCCGGATGCATCAATGAATGAACGCGCTGGTAAATACAAGGGCCTGGATAGATTTAAGGCGCGCCAGATGATTCTAGAAGATTTGAAAACAGAAGGCCTTTTAGAAAAAATAGAGGATTATCAGCTTTCTGCTGGTCATTGTTATCGTTGTCATACGATAATTGAACCATATTTGTCGCGTCAATGGTTTGTTAAGATGAAGGCCCTGGCCAAACCTGCTATTCTTGCGGTGAAAAAAGGCAAGATAAAGTTTTATCCCCAGCGTTGGACTAAGGTCTATCTTAACTGGATGGAGAATATCAGAGATTGGTGTATATCTCGCCAGATCTGGTGGGGGCATAGACTGCCGATATGGTATTGTCTGGATTGCAAGGGTAAGCCAATGGCAAGTATTGAGCATCCTAAGGCCTGCCTTTCTTGCAAGTCGACAAATCTTAAACAGGATGAAGATGTCCTTGATACCTGGTTTTCTTCCTGGCTTTGGTCTTTTGCTACTTTTGGCTGGCCAAGTCAAAGCAAAAAGGTCTTGAGAGATCTGAAATATTTTTATCCCACAGATTGCTTGGTTACAGCACCTGAGATAATATTCTTCTGGGTTGCCAGGATGATTATGGCCGGGCTTGAATTTATGAAGGATATCCCGTTTAATGACGTCTATATCCACGGTACAGTGCGTGATATCGAGGGAAAAAAGATGTCCAAGTCTTTAGGCAATATTATTGACCCCTTAGAGGTAATTAATGAATACGGGGCTGATGTTTTACGTTTCAGCTTGGCATCTTTTACTGCTACAGGCCAGGACATATTTTTATCAAAAGAGAAGTTTCAAATGGGCAGGAACTTTGCGAATAAAATCTGGAATGCCTCAAGATTCATCCTTATGAATATGGGTGAATCCAAACTGCCTGCAGTTGAATTAAAAGACTTAAATTTAGCTGAGCGCTGGATTTTGAGCAGATTGCAGCACACAATAGCTAGACTCAGGAGCAATTTAGGAAAATATAATTTTAGTGAGAGCGCTAAATCTTTGTACGAATTTTTCTGGCACGAATTTTGTGATTGGTTTATTGAAATTGCTAAGGATGATGTAGCTAAGGGTCGTCTTCAAACCAAGGCTGTATTAATTTACTGTATGAGTGACTTTTTAAAATTATTACATCCTTTCATGCCTTTTATTACTGAAGAGATTTCATCCCTGATCAAGGCTGAGGCTGATAACGTCTCAATAATGTATGGACCATACCCTGAGGTTAATACTAAATTTATAGATTCTAGACTGGAGAGCGAGATGGCTGTTTTCATGTCTTTGGTCAAGAGGGTAAGGGATTTACGTGCTGACTTAGGTCTTGATAAGTCAGACCTAATTGATGTGTTGGTAAGCTCTGATTCTAAGAAGGATATTGCCTTTTTAGAAAGCCTGAAGCATAGATTTAAGGAGTTAACAAAGTCTAAGTCTTGTGAGTTTGCAGTTTCTGCCAAGAAGCCGCCAAAGGCAATAGCGGATGTAGAGGGGGGCTTGAGTATTTATATACCCTTTGCTGCTAGTGATACTGCAATCCGATTAAAAACTATAGAAAAACGCATTGCTCTATTAACCAAAAATAGCGAGAATATCGCCTCCCAATTAAAAAATAAACAGTTCTTAGCAAAGGCCCCCAAAGATGTCCTAACTCGCCAGAGAGATAAACTGCAGGTTTATCAACATAGCCTAAAAAAGCTAAAAGAAATTCATCGTGTACTTAAATAA
- a CDS encoding aspartate kinase — protein MRKLIILKFGGSSVANPGKIKRVAKRVFEYRSKNFDVVVVVSALGDTTDELVSLAGEINLNPSEREMDMLLSTGEQISVSLLAMALHKLGSEAVSLTGAQVGIVTDKRHTNARILRIDCRRINRHLERGSIVIVAGFQGVTAQDEITTLGRGGSDLTAVALAKALNAQLCEIYTDVDGVFTADPRIVKDARKLKFINYDEMLEMASLGAQVLQVRSIEVAKKFHVPIHVRSSFKKKNGTFITRAFSDLRRLKIKEVGKMEDVLIRGITLNKTEAKITVCNVPDRPGVAARIFTHLSSADINVDMIVQNVSHTRQTDISFTVPKGALSKALKIARKVAGSIGASEVLSDEDIARVSIVGVGMKSHPGVAAKMFEALAKEKINIEMISTSEISICCIINKKFATRAVRTLHSKFKLNKSGSHKLLKR, from the coding sequence ATGCGTAAATTGATTATCTTAAAATTTGGCGGTTCCTCTGTAGCTAATCCTGGCAAGATTAAACGCGTTGCCAAAAGAGTATTTGAATATAGAAGTAAGAATTTCGATGTAGTCGTTGTCGTCTCAGCCTTAGGAGATACTACGGACGAATTAGTTTCCTTGGCAGGTGAGATTAATCTCAATCCATCGGAGCGGGAGATGGATATGCTTCTTTCTACGGGAGAGCAAATCTCTGTATCATTATTGGCAATGGCACTACATAAGTTAGGTTCTGAGGCAGTATCCTTGACTGGTGCTCAGGTTGGTATTGTTACTGATAAGCGTCACACAAATGCAAGAATTTTAAGAATTGACTGCCGTAGAATTAATCGCCATTTAGAAAGAGGCTCTATAGTTATAGTAGCTGGCTTTCAGGGAGTTACAGCCCAAGATGAAATTACGACCTTAGGCAGGGGCGGTTCTGATTTAACTGCCGTGGCCTTGGCTAAGGCCTTGAATGCCCAGCTTTGCGAAATCTATACTGACGTGGATGGAGTTTTTACTGCTGATCCTAGAATTGTAAAAGATGCCAGAAAATTAAAATTTATTAATTATGACGAAATGCTAGAGATGGCTTCATTAGGTGCTCAGGTTTTGCAGGTACGTTCTATTGAGGTTGCTAAAAAATTTCACGTTCCTATTCATGTACGTTCATCCTTTAAGAAAAAGAACGGCACTTTTATTACAAGGGCTTTTAGCGACTTGAGGCGTTTAAAGATTAAGGAGGTAGGTAAGATGGAAGATGTCCTCATAAGAGGTATCACTTTAAATAAAACAGAGGCAAAGATTACTGTTTGTAATGTTCCTGATAGACCTGGTGTGGCAGCCAGGATATTTACACATCTATCAAGTGCGGATATAAATGTTGATATGATAGTCCAGAATGTTTCCCACACTAGACAAACAGATATCTCATTTACTGTTCCCAAAGGGGCCTTATCTAAGGCATTAAAGATAGCGCGTAAGGTTGCCGGTTCAATCGGAGCAAGCGAGGTTTTAAGCGATGAGGATATCGCAAGGGTCTCGATTGTGGGCGTAGGGATGAAGTCCCATCCAGGAGTAGCTGCAAAGATGTTTGAGGCACTTGCAAAGGAAAAGATAAATATTGAGATGATCTCTACCAGCGAAATAAGCATATGCTGTATTATTAATAAAAAATTTGCTACAAGGGCAGTAAGGACGCTCCATTCTAAATTTAAACTGAATAAATCAGGCAGCCATAAGTTATTAAAGAGGTAA
- a CDS encoding phosphopantothenoylcysteine decarboxylase, translated as MKGLKDKKILITAGPTQVAIDPVRVITNISTGKTGQLIARQAARCGADVHLLLSRDLKQERIKGIKIRHFRFFNQLRSLIQEEIKKNNFDFIIHNAAVSDFLVKRQSRQKIDSSLKKLRIELVRAPKIIKEIRRRCPRSLLVMFKLEVNSSLKQLIKKARLAQKAAGADIVVANTFKKDTLKSFVFNHKGMLTKADSRQMLAKRLVSILETTVSKVK; from the coding sequence GTGAAAGGCCTAAAGGATAAGAAGATTCTTATTACAGCTGGTCCGACGCAGGTGGCAATTGATCCTGTTAGGGTAATCACAAATATTTCCACTGGAAAGACAGGCCAATTGATTGCCAGACAGGCTGCAAGATGCGGTGCAGATGTCCATCTTTTATTAAGCAGAGATTTAAAACAGGAAAGAATCAAGGGCATTAAGATCAGGCATTTTCGTTTTTTCAATCAATTACGTTCTTTGATTCAAGAGGAGATTAAGAAAAATAACTTTGATTTCATAATCCATAATGCGGCTGTCTCTGATTTTCTTGTTAAGAGACAATCTAGGCAAAAAATAGATTCAAGCCTAAAGAAGCTAAGAATCGAATTAGTTAGAGCACCAAAGATTATAAAAGAGATTAGAAGAAGATGTCCGCGATCTCTATTGGTAATGTTTAAGCTAGAGGTTAATAGTTCCCTAAAACAATTGATCAAGAAGGCAAGGCTAGCCCAAAAAGCAGCTGGTGCTGATATTGTAGTTGCTAATACATTTAAGAAAGATACCTTGAAATCCTTTGTATTTAATCATAAAGGCATGCTTACAAAGGCAGATTCGCGACAAATGTTAGCTAAAAGACTGGTTTCTATTTTGGAAACAACAGTGAGTAAAGTAAAATGA
- the nadC gene encoding carboxylating nicotinate-nucleotide diphosphorylase, with translation MYLNNSKIKDIVLKALREDKASFDITTKALIGRKRKANAQIIAREDCILSGLAVAKAVFKAIHPHLKFVSRFKDGAAIGKGSIVAKISGNARAILSGERVALNFLSHMSGIATLTAKFLNKVRGTKVKIMDTRKTIPLMRQLEKYAFSCGGGIKNRMSLADSVIIKDNHKKILRGHNLKDIIKKAKLKTSSNTKIEIEIENIKEFSQIIHFAPDIIMLDNMSLAQLKTCLILKRRFSPKTKLEASGGVSLQNVHAIAKTGVDFISVGCLTHSPKAIDFSLDIA, from the coding sequence GTGTACTTAAATAATTCAAAGATTAAAGATATAGTCCTTAAGGCATTAAGAGAGGATAAGGCCTCTTTTGATATTACTACAAAGGCCTTAATCGGACGCAAGAGGAAAGCCAATGCACAGATTATTGCGCGAGAGGATTGTATCCTTTCAGGCCTGGCAGTAGCAAAGGCAGTCTTTAAGGCGATTCACCCTCATTTAAAATTTGTTAGTAGATTTAAGGATGGGGCTGCAATAGGCAAAGGCAGTATCGTAGCTAAGATAAGCGGCAATGCCAGGGCAATTCTTTCCGGAGAGAGAGTAGCTCTTAATTTTCTCTCTCACATGAGTGGCATTGCAACCTTAACAGCTAAATTCCTAAACAAGGTCAGAGGCACAAAAGTAAAGATTATGGATACGCGAAAGACAATTCCGCTTATGAGGCAGCTTGAGAAATATGCCTTTAGCTGTGGTGGCGGAATTAAAAATAGGATGTCGCTTGCAGATTCAGTTATTATTAAGGATAATCATAAAAAGATCCTAAGAGGCCATAATCTTAAAGATATAATCAAGAAGGCTAAACTTAAAACCTCCAGTAATACCAAGATTGAGATAGAAATCGAGAACATAAAGGAATTTTCTCAAATCATTCATTTTGCTCCAGATATTATAATGCTTGATAATATGAGCCTTGCGCAATTAAAAACATGCCTGATTTTGAAAAGAAGATTCAGCCCTAAAACAAAACTTGAGGCCTCGGGTGGAGTTTCTCTGCAGAATGTGCATGCCATTGCAAAGACTGGGGTGGATTTCATTTCCGTTGGTTGCCTTACCCATTCGCCTAAAGCTATAGATTTTAGTTTAGATATCGCTTAA
- a CDS encoding threonine synthase, producing MIKYAGVIQRYREFLPVSKETPIITLCEGNTPLILSPHLSSCIGEGFSVYLKFEGLNPTASFKDRGMTLAISKAKEEGKTTVICASTGNTSASASAYAAKAGMRSLVLIPKGAIALGKLSQALIHGATVLAIDGNFDDCMQLVRKISSQYPVQLVNSLNPYRIQGQKTAAFEICDFLEEAPDYQVMPVGNAGNITACWKGYKEFYDIKKIKQLPKMLGFQAEGAAPIVKGEPIKNPETIATAIRIGNPVSWAQAEAARDESGGLIDSVSDKEIIEAYKILAGYDGIFAEPASSASVAGLLKLKKQGYFKRAASRETKIVCILTGHGLKDPDRAIKTISQPKTVPAKIKAVLKEIGY from the coding sequence ATGATTAAATATGCTGGAGTTATCCAACGTTACAGGGAGTTTCTGCCTGTAAGCAAAGAAACACCCATAATTACACTTTGTGAAGGTAATACGCCTTTGATTCTTTCTCCTCACTTAAGTAGTTGTATTGGTGAGGGCTTTAGTGTTTATTTAAAATTCGAAGGCCTTAATCCCACAGCTTCATTTAAAGACAGGGGAATGACGCTTGCCATATCTAAGGCAAAAGAAGAAGGCAAGACAACAGTTATATGCGCCTCTACTGGTAACACCTCAGCCTCTGCCTCTGCTTATGCTGCTAAGGCTGGTATGCGCAGCCTTGTCTTAATACCCAAAGGTGCAATTGCCTTAGGAAAATTATCCCAGGCCTTAATTCATGGAGCGACAGTTTTAGCAATAGATGGTAATTTTGATGATTGTATGCAATTGGTGCGTAAAATTAGTTCACAATACCCCGTACAACTGGTAAATTCCTTAAATCCCTATCGCATCCAAGGACAGAAAACAGCTGCATTTGAAATTTGTGATTTTCTTGAGGAGGCTCCGGATTATCAAGTGATGCCTGTTGGCAATGCTGGTAACATTACTGCCTGCTGGAAGGGTTATAAGGAATTTTATGATATCAAAAAGATAAAACAACTGCCCAAGATGCTTGGTTTTCAGGCAGAGGGAGCAGCACCCATAGTTAAGGGTGAGCCTATTAAAAATCCAGAAACCATTGCTACGGCGATTCGGATTGGAAATCCTGTTAGCTGGGCTCAGGCAGAGGCAGCGCGGGATGAATCAGGTGGTTTAATTGATTCTGTAAGCGATAAAGAGATAATTGAGGCATACAAAATCTTAGCTGGATATGATGGGATATTTGCTGAACCTGCATCATCTGCTTCTGTTGCTGGTCTGTTGAAATTAAAGAAGCAAGGCTATTTCAAACGGGCAGCAAGCAGAGAGACAAAAATTGTATGTATCTTAACCGGCCATGGTTTGAAAGACCCTGACAGGGCAATAAAGACAATAAGTCAGCCAAAGACTGTTCCAGCCAAGATAAAGGCAGTCTTAAAAGAAATCGGATATTAA
- a CDS encoding cofactor-independent phosphoglycerate mutase gives MKYIFLVPDGMADVEIRQLKGRTPLEVAKTPNMDFLASSGKVGMVQTVPKGLLPASDVANLSLLGYDPLEYYTGRAALEAAHLGINLSADEVAFRCNLITASNDDKLLDYSAGHISTKEAQVLIKFLNKKIGSDAIRFFSGTSYRNLVVINKSVFHDKGKIICQPPHDIMTKPIKTNLPKGKGSQVLIKLMNDSCSCLKDHKVNHVRIDLGENPANMIWLWGEGQLPKMPSFESLFGIKGAVISAVDLIKGIGKIIGLKVIDVPGATGYYDTNFSGKAQYAIDALQSCDFVFVHVEATDEAGHNGDLRQKITMIERFDNLIVGPLLEAAKHMSGVRILVSPDHPTPISLRTHTNKPVPFVIFGAGIEADKAMAFSERIARQSELVFDKGFELIKYLIK, from the coding sequence ATGAAATACATATTTCTTGTTCCAGATGGGATGGCGGATGTTGAGATACGCCAATTAAAGGGACGTACCCCACTTGAGGTTGCCAAGACCCCTAATATGGATTTTCTAGCTAGTTCTGGGAAGGTAGGCATGGTTCAAACTGTGCCTAAGGGTTTATTGCCAGCTTCTGATGTGGCCAATCTTTCTCTTCTTGGTTATGATCCGCTAGAATATTATACAGGCAGGGCTGCTTTAGAGGCAGCGCATCTTGGTATTAATTTGAGCGCGGATGAAGTCGCGTTTCGTTGTAACCTCATTACTGCAAGTAATGATGATAAGCTACTTGATTACAGCGCCGGACACATCAGTACAAAAGAGGCCCAGGTATTAATTAAATTCTTGAATAAGAAGATTGGCTCTGATGCCATAAGGTTTTTTTCAGGCACGAGTTATCGTAATTTGGTTGTAATCAATAAATCCGTCTTTCATGATAAGGGTAAAATTATATGTCAACCGCCCCATGATATAATGACCAAGCCCATAAAAACTAATCTGCCAAAAGGCAAGGGCTCTCAGGTTTTGATAAAATTAATGAATGATTCTTGTTCTTGTTTGAAAGATCATAAGGTAAATCATGTGAGAATTGACTTAGGAGAGAATCCAGCTAATATGATTTGGCTATGGGGTGAGGGTCAATTGCCTAAGATGCCAAGTTTTGAATCTCTTTTTGGTATTAAGGGAGCTGTAATTTCAGCTGTTGATCTGATTAAAGGTATTGGTAAGATAATCGGGCTTAAGGTTATTGATGTGCCAGGTGCGACTGGATATTACGATACGAACTTTTCAGGAAAGGCCCAGTATGCGATTGACGCACTGCAATCTTGTGATTTTGTCTTTGTTCATGTCGAGGCAACTGATGAAGCCGGTCATAACGGAGATCTGCGTCAAAAGATTACTATGATTGAACGTTTTGACAATTTGATTGTTGGTCCCCTGCTAGAGGCAGCAAAGCATATGTCTGGTGTGCGTATTTTAGTTTCCCCTGATCATCCCACGCCAATCAGCCTGCGTACGCATACTAATAAGCCTGTTCCCTTTGTGATATTCGGTGCTGGTATAGAGGCGGATAAGGCAATGGCGTTCAGCGAAAGAATAGCCAGGCAATCAGAATTAGTTTTTGATAAAGGATTTGAATTAATAAAGTATCTTATTAAATAA
- a CDS encoding carbon starvation protein A has protein sequence MNSIFIIIPALFLFALGYRFYGGVIERLFGIDKNRPTPAKRLNDGIDYVPAKNSLVLFGHHFASIAGAGPIIGPVIALTLWGWLPAVLWVVLGTIFIGGVHDFSALMVSVRHEGRSIADVSEEIISKRARIIFSIFVLLALILVVAVFIYFCAKTFVDEPKVVSPSLGLIPVAMLIGFLIYKRNLNIVYATGLGLVCLFCLMLLGEFAPIMIGANAMLKWSLILIVYCFFASIMPVNILLQPRDYLSSFLLFFTILVGVSSIVISQPVIAQSAVIAYNTSSGPMWPMLFVVVACGAISGFHSLIAGGTSSKQLSSEAHAKAIGYGAMVVEGVVALMAVIVVGSLTGFDKTINLAALIKDIGPVGLFGKGFGAVSEVVVGRFGIFIAITTLNAFILTTLDTGTRIARYILEELTSIKNKYLSTAIILLPASFLALSGKWSKLWPAFGASNQLVAALTLLVISCWLLAKGKPARYVLIPACLMLVTTIAALILGIINYIRSADYLLLVISVFLIALALILSFESYKVIMKRKRIKCVN, from the coding sequence ATGAATTCGATATTTATTATAATACCGGCCTTATTTTTGTTTGCCTTAGGTTATAGATTCTACGGGGGGGTCATAGAGCGGCTTTTTGGAATTGATAAGAATCGTCCTACACCTGCTAAAAGATTAAATGATGGTATTGATTATGTTCCCGCAAAAAATTCACTTGTTCTTTTTGGGCACCATTTTGCTTCTATTGCTGGCGCAGGACCGATAATCGGGCCGGTTATTGCCCTGACGTTATGGGGATGGCTACCAGCAGTATTGTGGGTAGTATTAGGTACGATATTCATAGGTGGCGTACATGATTTCTCTGCGCTTATGGTTTCAGTTCGGCATGAGGGACGTTCCATAGCTGATGTTTCAGAGGAGATAATATCTAAAAGGGCAAGGATAATTTTTAGTATATTTGTACTGCTTGCTTTAATCTTGGTTGTTGCAGTATTTATTTATTTTTGTGCCAAGACATTCGTAGATGAGCCTAAAGTAGTTTCGCCTTCTTTAGGCCTTATTCCAGTTGCGATGCTTATAGGTTTTTTAATCTATAAACGCAATCTGAATATAGTCTATGCTACGGGATTAGGACTAGTCTGCCTTTTTTGTTTGATGCTCTTAGGAGAGTTTGCGCCGATTATGATAGGTGCAAATGCAATGTTAAAGTGGTCTTTGATCCTAATTGTCTATTGTTTCTTTGCTTCAATAATGCCGGTAAACATCTTGCTTCAGCCGCGGGATTACTTAAGTAGTTTTCTTTTGTTTTTTACTATTCTGGTGGGAGTTTCAAGTATTGTTATTTCTCAGCCTGTAATTGCTCAAAGTGCAGTTATTGCTTATAATACCTCATCCGGTCCAATGTGGCCGATGTTGTTTGTCGTAGTTGCCTGTGGGGCAATTTCAGGTTTTCATTCTTTGATTGCCGGTGGTACTAGCAGCAAGCAATTATCAAGCGAAGCACATGCCAAAGCAATCGGCTACGGGGCGATGGTTGTTGAAGGCGTAGTCGCTCTAATGGCAGTTATTGTAGTCGGTTCACTTACAGGTTTTGACAAGACAATAAACTTAGCAGCCCTTATAAAAGATATCGGGCCAGTAGGGCTTTTTGGTAAAGGTTTTGGGGCAGTTTCGGAGGTAGTTGTTGGTAGATTCGGCATATTTATTGCCATTACTACTTTGAATGCCTTCATTCTAACAACATTGGATACTGGAACCAGGATTGCACGTTATATACTAGAGGAGTTGACCTCTATCAAAAATAAATATCTTAGCACAGCAATAATTTTGCTGCCTGCTTCGTTTCTTGCTTTAAGCGGTAAATGGTCTAAATTATGGCCGGCGTTTGGAGCAAGTAATCAGCTGGTCGCAGCCTTAACACTTCTGGTTATTAGTTGTTGGTTGTTGGCTAAAGGTAAACCTGCACGTTATGTCTTGATTCCTGCATGCCTTATGCTTGTTACGACAATTGCAGCGCTTATTCTGGGCATTATAAATTATATTCGCAGTGCAGATTATCTATTGTTGGTTATTTCTGTTTTCTTGATTGCCTTGGCCTTAATTCTATCTTTTGAATCTTATAAGGTGATAATGAAAAGAAAAAGGATAAAATGCGTAAATTGA